A genomic window from Candidatus Kouleothrix ribensis includes:
- a CDS encoding alpha-amylase, translated as MPPFSMRYDQNTLVLTTPALTLGFSLEDGGLRELRRAAGPDMLGYGAPMPAIDVQLDERGWLAGTSFVRYLRHMIDAAGDAVTLVITIGLGPLTIDDCFRITGTLITRHVTITNVGEDTVRLHGLRMIWPWARVGAFESCRFDAPSNSVRPHVPLAVAAQQRRNVLPRRFFAPGLRDNLALERAPSQGPGVLALHDPAGNEALLCWFFSQARTAQPQIDGNNLALTLIHEVEIDEWLHSEARVDVANQYLLLLHEPWPAALAALGRTWPLCGLHPPVHPVGWLRDAAIYETHPAFFGGFAGLAAALPGLCRLGLNTVCLLPVWAFANRKDRIWDGNWSGSGNPYAIRDFEQIDPTLGTADDLRALVAAAHALDMRVLIELPLEGCAADARLAGEHPDWFCTDADGQAMPISAQPDLLAFNWSNAALRDYMFDWAVRQYREFQLDGLRLVAPRMVAPLRHRMPGEPADRERAGVLALIERVRDALNTDGRGAALCGGLSGPLYSMFHDGTIDQLAHHMFVHLALNRITPAELGAWLEDHARILPRRAVPICFTENYQTRLINPLADGLRGSRLGRMLLAGIVLCGFVPLIYAGQEHDDPEFIGRVLRARAQHAALRHGSIAYNRLQCSSTQVFAVLREAPGEYVLGLLNVGPHKHTIVVSLPVDQIGLADQTYELFELFEQRAWVEEGRRAWARDDLLALQITLEPFGAYGFLLRSAVADPADPASAAGSDSAPIDDQRLGEIVMPALASPAELGLGVGNGRRTTRRRREPGDA; from the coding sequence ATGCCGCCGTTCAGCATGCGCTACGACCAGAATACGCTTGTGCTCACGACACCGGCGCTGACGCTCGGCTTTTCGCTTGAGGATGGCGGCCTGCGTGAGCTACGGCGTGCGGCTGGCCCCGATATGCTTGGCTATGGCGCGCCGATGCCGGCGATCGATGTGCAGCTCGACGAGCGCGGCTGGCTGGCCGGCACGAGCTTCGTGCGCTATCTACGCCACATGATCGATGCGGCCGGTGATGCCGTCACCCTGGTGATCACGATTGGGCTCGGCCCGCTGACGATCGACGACTGCTTCCGGATCACCGGCACGCTGATCACGCGCCACGTGACGATCACGAATGTTGGCGAGGACACAGTGCGGCTGCACGGCCTGCGTATGATCTGGCCGTGGGCGCGCGTCGGGGCTTTCGAGTCGTGCCGGTTCGATGCGCCGAGCAATAGCGTGCGGCCACATGTGCCGCTGGCGGTGGCGGCCCAGCAGCGCCGCAATGTGCTGCCGCGCCGCTTCTTCGCGCCCGGCCTGCGCGATAACCTTGCGCTCGAGCGCGCGCCGTCGCAGGGCCCTGGCGTGCTCGCGCTGCACGACCCGGCTGGCAACGAGGCGCTGCTGTGCTGGTTCTTCAGCCAGGCGCGCACGGCGCAGCCGCAGATCGACGGCAACAACCTGGCGCTCACGCTGATCCACGAGGTCGAGATCGACGAGTGGCTGCATTCCGAGGCGCGTGTCGATGTTGCTAACCAATACCTGCTGCTGCTGCACGAGCCCTGGCCGGCCGCGCTCGCCGCACTTGGGCGCACCTGGCCGCTGTGTGGCCTGCACCCGCCCGTTCATCCGGTCGGCTGGCTGCGCGATGCGGCGATCTACGAGACTCACCCCGCCTTCTTTGGGGGCTTTGCCGGCCTGGCCGCCGCCCTACCCGGCCTGTGCCGGCTGGGCCTGAATACGGTGTGCCTGCTGCCGGTGTGGGCCTTCGCGAATCGTAAAGATCGGATCTGGGACGGAAACTGGAGCGGCTCGGGCAACCCATATGCGATCCGCGACTTCGAGCAGATCGACCCGACGCTTGGCACAGCCGACGATCTGCGCGCGCTGGTTGCGGCCGCGCACGCGCTCGACATGCGTGTGCTGATCGAGCTGCCGCTCGAGGGCTGCGCCGCCGATGCGCGCCTGGCCGGCGAGCACCCCGACTGGTTTTGCACCGACGCCGACGGCCAGGCCATGCCCATAAGCGCCCAGCCCGACCTGCTGGCCTTCAATTGGTCGAACGCGGCGCTGCGCGACTATATGTTCGATTGGGCCGTGCGCCAGTATCGCGAGTTTCAGCTCGACGGATTGCGGCTGGTGGCGCCGCGCATGGTCGCGCCGCTGCGGCACCGCATGCCCGGCGAGCCGGCCGATCGCGAGCGTGCCGGCGTGCTGGCGCTGATCGAGCGCGTGCGCGATGCGCTGAACACCGACGGCCGCGGCGCCGCGCTGTGTGGCGGGCTTTCCGGGCCGCTGTACAGCATGTTCCACGATGGCACGATCGACCAGCTGGCCCACCATATGTTCGTACACCTGGCACTCAACCGGATCACTCCGGCCGAGCTTGGTGCGTGGCTGGAAGATCACGCCCGCATACTGCCGCGCCGCGCCGTGCCGATCTGCTTCACCGAGAATTATCAGACGCGCCTGATCAACCCGCTGGCCGATGGGTTGCGCGGCTCGCGGCTTGGCCGAATGCTGCTGGCCGGGATCGTGCTGTGTGGCTTCGTGCCGCTGATCTATGCGGGCCAGGAGCACGACGACCCTGAGTTCATCGGGCGCGTGCTACGCGCGCGCGCCCAGCACGCCGCCCTGCGCCACGGCAGTATTGCGTACAACCGGCTGCAGTGCTCGAGCACGCAGGTGTTTGCCGTGCTGCGCGAGGCGCCTGGCGAATATGTGCTCGGCCTGCTTAATGTCGGCCCGCATAAGCATACGATCGTCGTCAGCCTGCCGGTCGATCAGATCGGCCTGGCCGATCAGACATACGAGCTGTTCGAGCTGTTCGAGCAGCGCGCGTGGGTTGAAGAGGGCCGCCGGGCCTGGGCGCGCGACGATCTGCTGGCGCTGCAGATCACGCTCGAGCCGTTCGGCGCGTATGGCTTCCTGCTGCGTAGCGCAGTGGCCGATCCGGCCGATCCGGCCAGCGCCGCCGGTAGCGACAGCGCGCCAATCGATGACCAGCGGCTTGGCGAGATCGTGATGCCGGCACTTGCGTCGCCTGCCGAGTTAGGCCTCGGCGTGGGCAACGGGCGCCGCACTACACGCCGCAGGCGCGAGCCTGGCGATGCTTGA
- a CDS encoding polyprenyl synthetase family protein yields the protein MSQLPVPSALHADLEKVDQIIVERVQPRLAVIRIAGQHILTSGGKRIRAALTLLSAQLGTYDLGRVLHSAAAVELIHSASLVHDDLVDQAERRRGTVTVHTRWDGDVALMVGDYLFALAAAEMALAPDPRIIGFFSRGVMTICEGELSPVLDVAPLDTALEQYLYKIGCKTAALFEASCKAGMVCGGGTPEQVEALGRFGYDLGLAFQIVDDVLDYVGDADTLGKPAGNDLREGTITLPLIYAVDAGASARLTSLVDLQPLDDERVQWAIDEVRRLGAADRALADARRYAASALAHLAPFPDSLAKQALTDIAQFVVARGA from the coding sequence ATGAGCCAGCTCCCGGTCCCATCGGCACTGCATGCCGACCTCGAGAAAGTGGACCAGATCATTGTCGAACGCGTCCAGCCACGCCTCGCCGTTATTCGCATCGCCGGCCAGCATATCCTGACTTCAGGCGGCAAGCGCATCCGCGCCGCGCTCACGCTGCTGTCGGCTCAGCTTGGCACATATGATCTCGGCCGGGTCTTACACTCGGCCGCTGCGGTCGAGCTGATCCACTCGGCCTCGCTCGTACACGACGACCTGGTCGACCAGGCTGAGCGCCGCCGCGGCACGGTGACGGTGCATACCCGCTGGGATGGCGACGTGGCGCTGATGGTTGGCGACTATTTGTTCGCGCTGGCGGCGGCCGAGATGGCGCTGGCGCCCGACCCGCGCATCATTGGCTTCTTCTCGCGCGGCGTGATGACGATCTGCGAGGGCGAGCTCTCGCCGGTGCTGGATGTCGCCCCGCTCGATACCGCGCTAGAGCAGTATTTGTATAAGATCGGCTGCAAAACCGCCGCGCTGTTCGAGGCCAGCTGCAAGGCCGGCATGGTCTGCGGCGGCGGCACGCCCGAGCAGGTCGAGGCGCTTGGCCGCTTTGGCTACGACCTTGGGCTGGCCTTCCAGATCGTCGATGATGTGCTCGATTATGTCGGCGACGCCGATACGCTTGGCAAGCCGGCCGGCAACGACCTGCGCGAGGGCACGATCACGCTCCCGCTGATCTACGCGGTCGATGCCGGCGCCAGTGCCAGGCTCACCAGCCTGGTCGATCTGCAGCCGCTCGACGACGAGCGCGTACAGTGGGCGATCGACGAGGTGCGGCGCCTGGGCGCGGCCGACCGTGCCCTGGCCGACGCGCGGCGCTATGCCGCGAGCGCGCTGGCACACCTGGCGCCCTTCCCCGATAGCCTGGCCAAGCAGGCGCTCACCGATATTGCCCAGTTCGTGGTCGCGCGCGGCGCGTAG
- a CDS encoding energy-coupling factor transporter transmembrane protein EcfT yields the protein MIASFKYLNTNTPIHRLDPRTKIVLMLCAAFTAASVRDLRALALLLALTLVYYGLARLPWRETRAAWRFIFFFIFVLVGINTLILGSASNQPGALVLLRLPLGIRITWPNVIEALGIICRMLAGALMAIPLTFTIPPTRFGVAFRGMGLNDRIAFAIDLAIRLVPTYAENFRSTIDAQRARGFEFDKLKGGLVARLRRLAPLAVPVTMTAIVSGEDITNALDMRGFGLRPRTWLHARRLRPIDWLLIALGLGLLLGGMAWRAAGGGQLWVPPYPF from the coding sequence ATGATCGCAAGCTTTAAATACCTCAACACCAATACGCCCATCCACCGGCTCGACCCGCGCACCAAGATTGTGCTGATGCTGTGCGCGGCGTTCACCGCTGCGAGCGTGCGCGATCTGCGCGCGCTGGCGCTGCTGCTGGCCCTGACGCTGGTGTACTATGGCCTGGCACGGCTGCCCTGGCGCGAGACGCGCGCGGCCTGGCGGTTTATCTTCTTCTTCATCTTCGTGCTGGTGGGCATCAACACGCTGATCCTGGGCAGCGCCAGCAACCAGCCCGGCGCGCTGGTGCTGCTACGGCTGCCGCTGGGCATCCGCATTACCTGGCCGAATGTGATCGAGGCGCTGGGCATCATCTGCCGTATGCTGGCCGGCGCACTCATGGCCATCCCGCTCACATTCACCATTCCGCCGACACGCTTCGGCGTGGCGTTTCGCGGCATGGGCCTGAACGACCGGATCGCCTTCGCGATCGACCTGGCCATCCGGCTGGTGCCGACCTACGCCGAGAACTTCCGCAGCACGATCGACGCGCAGCGCGCACGCGGCTTCGAGTTCGACAAGCTCAAGGGCGGGCTGGTGGCGCGCCTGCGCCGCCTGGCACCACTGGCCGTGCCGGTGACCATGACCGCGATCGTGAGCGGCGAGGATATCACCAATGCGCTCGATATGCGCGGCTTTGGGCTGCGCCCGCGCACCTGGCTGCACGCCCGCCGGCTGCGCCCGATCGACTGGCTGCTGATCGCGCTGGGGCTGGGCCTACTGCTTGGCGGCATGGCCTGGCGCGCCGCTGGCGGCGGGCAGCTGTGGGTGCCGCCCTACCCCTTTTAA
- a CDS encoding ECF transporter S component: protein MATLTRSAQRASAWAVGTRQVVFMAIGAALYGVLGWATSFLRIPGPFNTSIRPAVVIPMFFGAIFGPWVGFFTGLVGNIIIDLVSGYGFSWNWSLGNGLLGLIAGLAFVRARGGELPSLRAALTWSVIGVLLAFLFSSVTDIWVYQTEPALIPTEYFGVIVPNLIAGIILLPILYTAYKQVESRSGR from the coding sequence ATGGCAACGCTCACACGCAGTGCTCAGCGCGCAAGCGCCTGGGCGGTCGGCACCCGGCAGGTAGTGTTTATGGCGATCGGCGCGGCGCTCTACGGCGTGCTCGGCTGGGCCACATCGTTCCTGCGCATCCCCGGCCCGTTCAACACTTCGATCCGCCCGGCGGTGGTGATCCCCATGTTCTTCGGCGCGATCTTCGGGCCGTGGGTCGGCTTCTTCACCGGGCTGGTCGGCAACATCATCATCGATCTGGTGTCGGGCTACGGCTTCTCGTGGAACTGGAGCCTGGGCAATGGCCTGCTCGGCCTGATTGCCGGGCTGGCGTTCGTGCGTGCGCGCGGCGGCGAGCTGCCCAGCCTGCGCGCGGCGCTGACGTGGTCGGTGATCGGCGTGCTGCTGGCGTTCCTGTTCAGTAGTGTCACCGATATCTGGGTGTATCAGACCGAGCCGGCGCTAATTCCGACCGAGTACTTTGGCGTGATCGTGCCGAACCTGATCGCCGGGATCATTCTGCTGCCGATCCTGTACACCGCCTACAAGCAGGTCGAGTCGCGCAGCGGGCGATAA
- a CDS encoding ABC transporter ATP-binding protein has protein sequence MLNEGDALIAIEQLSFTYRSAAEPALVAISFEVRPGQIVLIAGPSGCGKSTLLRCLNGLIPTTYRGALQGSVRVAGRDTRALTLAEISRTVGTVLQDPERQIVASHVFEEVAFGLENQALPPAEIRARAEATLRDLNLLHLAGRETFTLSGGEKQKLAAAGVLTLEPQVLLLDEPLANLDPASAQETLALCRRLAASGRSVVLVEHRVEEVLEIAPDRVILMDAGRIIYNGSSDRVGEFADPRAVKLPAELAMPRLVALGATLPPVREPRPAPAAPLIELRDVEFGYDQARPVLRGVSLQVRPGDRIALLGRNGSGKSTLVKQMIGLLRPQRGEVLLGGQSVADLSVAQAARHAGYVFQNPSHMLFAPSVRDEIAFGPRNLGQSEAEIARHSAEALALIGLAGYDDRPPLTLSFGQQRRLCIASVIAMRAQVLLMDEPTAGQDYRSYTQFMDGIRALGVFAAQVFITHDLDLVISYANRVLLFADGQIIADGPPHEVLAQADLLARCRLRPTSLLRENLRLLPQSGAFQRLETLAALVAG, from the coding sequence ATGCTCAACGAAGGCGACGCCCTGATCGCGATCGAACAGTTGAGTTTCACGTATCGTAGCGCCGCCGAGCCGGCGCTGGTCGCGATATCGTTCGAGGTGCGCCCCGGCCAGATCGTGCTGATCGCCGGCCCGAGCGGCTGTGGCAAGAGCACGCTGCTGCGCTGCCTGAACGGCCTGATCCCCACGACCTATCGCGGTGCGCTGCAGGGCAGCGTACGCGTGGCCGGGCGCGATACGCGCGCACTGACGCTGGCCGAGATCTCGCGCACGGTTGGCACGGTGCTGCAAGATCCCGAGCGCCAGATCGTGGCCTCGCATGTGTTCGAAGAGGTGGCGTTCGGCCTCGAAAACCAGGCGCTGCCGCCGGCCGAGATCCGCGCCCGCGCCGAGGCGACGCTACGCGATCTGAACCTGCTGCACCTGGCCGGCCGCGAAACCTTCACGCTCTCGGGCGGCGAGAAGCAGAAGCTGGCTGCCGCCGGCGTGCTGACGCTCGAGCCGCAGGTGTTGCTGCTCGACGAGCCGCTGGCCAACCTCGACCCGGCCAGCGCGCAAGAGACGCTGGCGCTGTGCCGGCGCCTGGCCGCGAGCGGCCGCAGCGTGGTGCTGGTTGAGCACCGGGTTGAAGAAGTGCTCGAGATCGCGCCCGACCGCGTGATTCTCATGGATGCTGGCCGGATCATCTACAACGGCTCGAGCGATCGAGTTGGCGAATTTGCCGACCCGCGCGCGGTAAAGCTGCCGGCCGAGCTGGCCATGCCCCGGCTGGTGGCACTGGGTGCCACGCTGCCGCCCGTGCGCGAACCCAGGCCGGCACCGGCCGCGCCGCTGATCGAGCTGCGCGATGTCGAGTTCGGCTACGACCAGGCCCGGCCGGTGTTGCGCGGCGTGAGCCTGCAGGTTCGCCCCGGCGACCGGATCGCGCTGCTGGGCCGCAATGGCAGCGGCAAGAGCACGCTGGTCAAGCAGATGATCGGCCTGCTGCGCCCGCAGCGCGGCGAGGTGCTGCTCGGTGGCCAGTCGGTGGCCGATCTGAGCGTGGCCCAGGCTGCGCGCCATGCTGGCTACGTATTTCAGAATCCGTCGCATATGCTGTTCGCGCCGAGCGTGCGCGACGAGATCGCCTTCGGGCCGCGCAACCTCGGCCAGAGCGAGGCCGAGATCGCCCGGCACAGCGCCGAGGCGCTGGCGCTGATCGGCCTGGCCGGCTACGACGACCGCCCGCCGCTGACGCTTTCATTCGGCCAGCAGCGCCGCCTGTGCATCGCCAGTGTGATCGCCATGCGCGCCCAGGTGCTGCTGATGGACGAGCCGACTGCCGGGCAGGATTATCGATCGTACACCCAGTTCATGGACGGCATCCGCGCTCTGGGCGTGTTCGCGGCGCAGGTGTTCATCACCCACGATCTCGATCTGGTGATCAGCTATGCCAACCGCGTGCTGCTGTTCGCCGACGGCCAGATCATCGCCGATGGGCCGCCGCACGAAGTGCTGGCTCAGGCCGATCTGCTTGCGCGCTGCCGCCTGCGGCCAACATCGCTGCTGCGCGAGAACCTGCGGCTGCTGCCGCAGAGTGGCGCCTTTCAGCGGCTGGAAACGCTGGCCGCGCTAGTGGCGGGCTAA